A window of Strix aluco isolate bStrAlu1 chromosome 2, bStrAlu1.hap1, whole genome shotgun sequence contains these coding sequences:
- the LOC141919988 gene encoding hemoglobin subunit beta yields the protein MVHWSAEEKQLITGLWGKVNVAECGAEALARLLIVYPWTQRFFASFGNLSSPTAISGNPMVRAHGKKVLTSFGDAVKNLDNIKNTFAQLSELHCDKLHVDPENFRLLGDILIIVLAAHFAKDFTPECQAAWQKLVRVVAHALARKYH from the exons ATGGTGCACTGGTCAGCTGAAGAGAAGCAGCTCATCACCGGCCTCTGGGGCAAGGTCAACGTGGCCGAATGCGGTGCCGAGGCCCTGGCCAG gctgctgaTCGTCTACCCCTGGACCCAGAGGTTCTTCGCTTCCTTTGGGAACCTCTCCAGCCCCACCGCCATCTCTGGCAACCCCATGGTCCGTGCCCACGGCAAGAAAGTGCTCACCTCCTTCGGGGATGCCGTCAAGAACCTGGACAACATCAAGAACACCTTCGCCCAGCTGTCCGAGCTGCACTGTGACAAGCTGCACGTGGACCCCGAGAACTTCAGG CTCCTGGGTGACATCCTGATCATCGTCCTGGCCGCCCACTTTGCCAAGGATTTCACTCCTGAATGCCAGGCTGCCTGGCAAAAGCTGGTCCGCGTGGTGGCCCACGCTCTGGCCCGCAAGTACCACTAA